GCGCGCGCTGCGGGACACGTGCACGCGCGTGTACGCGGCGCCGCTCGTGCATTCGCGGTCGTCGCGTTCAAGGATGTAGCCCGAATCGTGGAAAAGCGCAGTGATGACGCCGATCAGCGCACGCTCCGCGCCCAGGGTGTCGGCCGCACTAGAAACGCGGTCGTGTCCCTCGAGCAGGCGCGCCATGGCGAGCGTGATGTCGAGGGTGTGACGCAGGTCGTGGTACTTGGTGTCGCAGGCCTGGAAGCTCGGCATCTCGCCGCGGAAGAGCCGGCCGACGTCCGCGAACACCTGGTCGAGTATGGCGAAATCGTATCCGGGGTAGCGTCGGTCGAGGATTTCCCGGACCGCGTGGCGCACCGCCGGCACGTCCTCGAGGTTGACGGTATCCATGACATCCTGCGGATGGGGGCTCGAATCCATGGCGGGGGGTTCCAGCGGGCGGGAAGCAGCGTCGTGAGAGGCGGCCAGCAAGGGGTGCGCCACGTGGCGACGGTCGACTCCGCCTCAGGGACCAGCGGATGCGTCCGGTGGTCGCCCGCCAGCCTGTAGAATCGCGGCCTGTCGCGCCGCGGGCGCGGTTCGGAGAGGGCTCATCGCTTGCGCAGTGAGGTGGAAGTACCGGTCACGCGGATCGTCGAGTTCGACGCGCTGATCGACGTACGCTCGCCGGCGGAGTTCGCCGCGGATCGCATCCCCGGCGCCCGTAATCTCCCCGTGCTCGACGACGAAGAACGGGCGCGTGTCGGCACGCTCTACGTGCAGGTCTCTCCCTTCGAGGCGCGCCGGCTGGGCGCCGTGCTCACGGCTCGCAACATCGCCGCGCACATCGAGCGCGAGCTATCCGATCAACCGAAGAACTGGAAACCGCTGGTCTACTGCTGGCGCGGCGGTGAGCGCAGCGAGAGCATGGCCCACGTGCTGCGCCACGTCGGCTGGCCGGCGGCGCGCTTGATCGGCGGCTACCGCGCTTATCGCCGTGCGGTGCGCGACGATCTCGACCGTCTGCCGCAGGCGTTCGCGTTCCGGGTGGTCTGCGGGCGCACCGGCAGCGGCAAGAGTTGCCTGCTGCGGGCGCTGGCGGAGGCCGGCGCGCAGGTGCTCGACCTGGAGGCGCTGGCGCGGCACCGGGGCTCGGTCCTCGGCACTCTGCCGGACGATCCGCAACCCACGCAGAAGTGGTTCGAAAGTCTGCTGCGGGAGCGCCTCGC
This is a stretch of genomic DNA from Betaproteobacteria bacterium. It encodes these proteins:
- the mnmH gene encoding tRNA 2-selenouridine(34) synthase MnmH; translation: MRSEVEVPVTRIVEFDALIDVRSPAEFAADRIPGARNLPVLDDEERARVGTLYVQVSPFEARRLGAVLTARNIAAHIERELSDQPKNWKPLVYCWRGGERSESMAHVLRHVGWPAARLIGGYRAYRRAVRDDLDRLPQAFAFRVVCGRTGSGKSCLLRALAEAGAQVLDLEALARHRGSVLGTLPDDPQPTQKWFESLLRERLAAFDSARPVFVEAESRRIGRLTVPDALIAAVRQGECLQIEAELPVRIALLEAEYQHLVADVDALCAKLALLTHLHGREQIAAWQSLARSGRTTELVGELLERHYDPAYRRSTDRNFVRLRDAAHLSLTGVRDEDFARLARQLAAET